The Paenibacillus yonginensis genome segment TTGGTCGGCTTCCGCTTTCGCCGTATCCTGATCCCGTTTAAACGAAGCGACCTTCAGTTCCTTCTCTTTGCTAGCTTCGGCTATGTTCGTATCCCGCAGCAGCTCGGCTTTCTGGCCTTCTTCTTCGGCGCGCGCCTTCTGAATCCGGGAATCCCGAATCGCTTCCGCTTCGGCAATATCCGCGTCCCGCTTGACTGCGGCAATACGCGGCTTACCAAGCGCATCCAAATAGCCGTGTTTGTCGCGTACATCTTTAATCGTAAAGGAGACAATCTGCAGCCCCATCTTCTTCAAATCACGCGCTGCCACGCCCTGCACCTCTTGAGCAAAACGGTCCCGGTTGCGGTAAACCTCTTCCACGGTCATGGAACCGAGAATGGAACGGAGATGCCCTTCCAGCACCTCTTGGGCTTCGCCCTTCAAAGCTTCTACCGGTTTGCCGAGAAACTGCTCGGCCGCCGTAGCCACATCTTCAACCGAACCTCCGATTTTAATAATGGCCACCCCATCTGCCAGAACCGGAACCCCTTGCTCCGTATATACTTCCGGCGTGGTCACATCCAGCTTGTGGGACAGGAGCGATAACAGCTCTTTCTGCTGGAAAATCGGCCAGATAAACGCGCCGCCGCCGCGTACAATTTTGATTCTGCGGCCCGAATCGTCTTCGGAAATGTTCTTCCGGCCCAGGAAAGAGCCGGTAACGATCATCGCTTCATCCGGGCTGACCGTTTTGTAACGGGCCCAGAAGGCAATACCCAACACAATCAGAACAATAACAACAATACCTGGAATCGTTAAATAATCCGGAAAATCAAAATTCAAATGAAACCCTCTCCTTTATGCTCATCTAGTTCGGACACATACACAACGCCGTCACGCCAATCAACAATGACGACCTGGACGCCCGCAGCAATCTCCCGGCGTTCCCAGCTTGCCGCAATATGCAGGGAATTTCCGCCTACCCCATTGACCATGACTTCGCCATAACCTTCGCCCGGGATCGGAATGCTGACCTCTCCAATCTGGCCGGGGAGCTCCTTCTCGGAGTAACCTGTTGAGTTCTCGCTCCTTTCCGCAGGTGCTACATAAGCGAAATAAACCAAAGCACAGAGGATCAGAGCGATACAGATGGCAAGCACCAGCACTGCGGCACGCCCAAGACCGGAATAACGTTCCAGCAGGATGCCGGCACCGCCAAACCCGGTTACTCCGCCTGCAAGGACGACCGGCTTCATAAAATCGACGGATAAGAAATCAAACATCCCGTCCAGCCATTGGCCTAGCAGATCGCCCACCAGCACGCTTGCAAGCGTAAACAAAACACCGCCGATCAGGCACCCTAAATACAATCCCTCCATGTTACCCTCCTGCAAGTCTTCCGTTGTCTTGCTTACTAAGTTATACGCCTAAATTTATATAAGGTTTCAATATTTTCCTGTTCAGGGAAGAAAAAAAGCGCTCCGGTTGCCCGGAACGCTTAATTATTTAAGGTGTAGACCTTACAGGGAAAGACGGTAGATTTCCAATACATCTTCCTTGTCTAGTTTGGCAAAGTTGCCGAACGGACCGAATTTGACCGTCTTCTCGGCCATCAAATCCAACTTGCTGTCGTCGATGTCGTAATCGGCCAACCGGCTTGGCGCACCGATCGAAGTCCAGAAAGCGCGCAAAGCGTTGATGCCTTCTTCGCCGATTTGGGCATCGGTTTTACCCGCCTGCTCGATGCCGAAGACGTTAACAGCCAATTTCTTGAATCTTTCCGGTTTGACATGCAGGTTGTATTTCATCCAGTTCGGGAACAGGATGGCCAGACCGCCGCCATGCGGAATGTCGTAGACTGCCGAAACGGCATGTTCAATGTTATGAGTAGCCCAGTCGCCGCGGAAGCCCATCGAAACCATGCCGTTCAAAGCCAGCGTACCCACGTACATGATGCTTTCGCGCAGCTCGTAGTTCTCCAGATCGTTGATCAGCTTTGGAGCGGTTTCGATCACGGTGCGGAGCAGCGTTTCGCAGAATCCGTCCTGAACCGGCGTATTCTCCTCCAGGTGGAAATAATGCTCCAGTACGTGGGACATCATGTCCACCATGCCGTAGACGGTTTGATCCTTAGGCAGGGAGAACGTGTTTTGAGGGTCCAGGATCGAAAATACCGGATAAGTGAACGGGCTGCCGAAGCTCAGCTTCTCTTCGGTTTCGGTATTGGAAATAACGGAGCCTCCGTTCATTTCCGAGCCGGTAGCGGCCATAGTCAACACAACAGCCAGCGGAAGGGCCGCTTCAACGGCAGCCTTTCGGGTCAGAATATCCCAGACGTCTCCGTCATATTTGGAGCCGGCCGCAATCGCTTTGGAGCAGTCGATGACGCTGCCGCCGCCTACGGCCAAAATGATGTCGATGTTGTTTTGTCTGCACAGCTCAACGCCTTTATGTACAGTCGTCAAGCGAGGATTAGGTTCTACACCGGCAAGTTCTGTGACCTGTGCGCCAATTTCCTTCAGGTAGCCCATGACTTGATCGTATAGTCCTGTCCGTTTAATGCTGCCGCCGCCGTATACCAGCAGCACCTTGTTACCGTATTTAGGGAGCTCCGTTTTGAGAGCTTCGGTTTTATTTTTACCGAAAATCAGTTCGGTCGGATTATGAAATGTGAAAGCCTCCATGTTGCTTATCCTCCCATTCGCTTGTGCGGAATTAGTAATGAATCCGGCTTTTATTATACTGCTCAAGTTTGCCGGAAACAAATCGGATAGCAATCAAATGTTCCTAACGAGCCTTCTATATAACAAAAAACAGGCCCTCCGGTCGAGAGCCCGCCTTGGTAGATCCTTCGGATTTATTCCTGTGTAAATCCCGCTGCCGCCACAAAGCGGCGCAAGCCCGCCTGACCCTCCGGCGTCCGCTTGTAAACCCCGGCATGACCAAGAATTTTCGCAAATTTGCTGCCTACTTCGTCTTTCAAAATCATCTCTGCCTGCTCCTTTTGCAAAGCGGAACCATGTTTGTCCAGCAGGGAACCGATCCACTGCGCATGCGGCGCCAGCTCTGGCGCACGGCCTTCGGAGACAGCCAGACGAAGCGTTTCGTCCCCGGACAGGATGCGGGCGATGCTGTCGAGCTCCTGTTTCAGGCGTCCCGGCAAAATCGCAAGGCCCATCACTTCGATCAGGCCGATATTTTCTTTCTTGATGTGGTGCATCTCACGGTGCGGGTGGTAAATGCCCTCCGGATGCTCCTCGCTGGTCCGGTTGTTGCGCAGCACCACATCAAACTCATAAGCGCCGTCCGCACTGCGTCTTACGATGGGCGTAACCGTATTATGAGGTACGGGTGCTCCGTCCACCTCCGAATGGGCCAGGATGCCCAGCTCTTCATCGCTGTAGCCCTTCCACAGCTCATACAGATCATTGGCTGCTTCAAGCAGGACATCCGGATCGGCTCCGGTAAGCCGGAGTACGCTCATCGGCCATTTGACAATACCGAGCTTCACGCCCGGATACTGCGTCGATTGGAATTCGGCGTCAACCGGCGATTTCTCCAGCGGAAATTTATGTTTGCCGCCCTGAAAATGGTCATGCGTAAGAATGGAACCGCCCACAATCGGCAGGTCCGCATTCGAGCCGATGAAATAATGCGGGAATTGCCCCACGAAATCGAGCAGCCTGCGGAAAGAATCCTTCGTCAATTTCATCGGCACATGATCTTGGTGGAAGACGATACAGTGCTCATTGTAATAGACATACGGGGAATATTGGAAAAACCAAGGTTCGCCATTCAATACAAGCGGAATGACCCGCAGGTTCTGCCGGGCCGGGTGATTCAGCCGTCCGGCGTAGCCGACATTCTCCCGGCACAGCTGGCACTTTGGATAAACCGGCGGAGGAAGCAGCTTGGCAGCTGCGATTTCGGCCGGCGATTTTTCCGGTTTGGACAAATTAATGGTCATTTCCATCGTGCCAAAGGCAGTTGGCTGCTCCCAATACACATTGCTTGACACACGGTCCATCCGGATGTAGTTGGCGTCCGTACAAAGCTTAACGAAACGGCTCGTAGCAGCTTCTATGCCGTGTTCCTGCTCGGTTGCTTTGAAAGCGGCTATCACCTCGGAAGGACGAGGCATAACGCGGCCCATGATCTCCGCATCCAGCAAATCGCGGTACGTGTCTGTATTCTCCGGAATCAGACCGGCCGCATAGCCGTAATCAATCAAGATATTAAGCAGCTCCTGCGGCCCTTCCAAGGTCTCTTTGCGGACCTCTCCCAAATAAGGTTCATCTTCTTTAAACAGCTCAAGGAGCCGGTTGCGCGTATAGTCGGCGTCATAATGGCCGATCAGTTCGCTCTGAAGGGCAAATTGCACCAAACGTTCAATCGCTTCAAGCGCCTGTTCGCGCAGTTTTGCCGCTTCTGCCGTACGCTGCTGCATTGGCTTCATCTCACTTTCCCGCATAACCGTTCGGATGGTTTTGATGCCACTGCCAGGCGCTGGCGATAATGTCATCGAGGTTTTCACGCTGCGGATTCCAGCCCAGCACACTGCGGGCTTTGCCCGAGGATGCGATCAGCACAGCCGGGTCGCCTGTACGGCGAGGCTTCACTTCGACCGCGAAATCGACGCCTGTCACTTCTTTTACTTTGGAAATCACCTGATTGACGGAAAAGCCGTTGCCGCTGCCAAGGTTGAACACGTTGCTTTCGCCTCCGCCGCGCAAATAATCCACTGCGCGCAGATGCGCGTCGGCCAGATCGCTCACATGAATATAGTCGCGGATACAGGTGCCGTCTTCAGTCGGATAATCGTCGCCAAACACGGCGATGGATTCCCGCTGGCCGAGCGCGGTTTGCAGAATCAGCGGGATCAGGTGGGTTTCAGGCTGATGGTCTTCGCCTATTCTACCGCTGGCATGGGCTCCGGCTGCATTAAAATAACGGAGCGCCACATATTTGATGCCCAGCACACGGTCGAACCAGCCCATCATGGTCTCCATGGTCAGCTTCGTTTCACCGTACACGTTAGTAGGAGCCGTACGGTCGGTTTCTTCAATCGGCACCTTCTCCGGTTCTCCGTAGGTTGCCGCTGTAGACGAAAAGACGATTCTGGATACGCCGGCCTGCTGCATCGCTTCCAGCAGACATAACGTACCGTACACGTTGTTGTCGTAATATTTTACGGGATTCTGCATGCTTTCCCCAACCAGGGAGTTGGCCGCAAAATGGATGACCGCATCAATGCTGTTCTCAGCAAACAGCTTCTTCAGCAGCTCTTTGTCCCGCAGATCACCTTCGTACAGCTTGCCGCCAAGCAGCGCTTCCCTATGACCTGTCTGCAGATTGTCGAGCACAACCACCTCTTCGCCTTTATCCAGCAGCTCAGCCACCGTATGAGACCCGATATATCCGGCACCGCCGGTTACTAAAATCGCCATATCACGCTTCCTCCTTCAATTGGTGTACACCGTCTCCCACTTCACAAACGTAGAATTCAGCTTCCAGGCCCGTACGCTGTTTGTAAGCCTCCCCCACGTTGTGTACAAACGAAGCAACGGTATCTTCATGCACAAGCGAAACCGTGCAGCCGCCAAACCCCGCTCCTGTCATGCGGGAGCCCAGCGTGCCTTCGATTTTCCGCGCTTCCTCGACCATCGTGTCCAGCTCGGTACCCGTGACCTCATACAAATCACGCAAGGAGTCATGGGACTTGTTCATCAGCTGGCCGAATTCGGCCAGTTTGTTGTTCTGCAAAGCTTCAACAGAGGCCAGGACGCGCGCGTTCTCCTCAACCACATGTTTCGCACGTCGGCGCAGTACATCACTGTTCAGCTTATCTTCAAGGTCGGCAAATTGCTCAGGGGTAAGCTGGGCCAGATATTCGAGTCCCGGTACATGCGGCTGCAGCTGGCGGAGCGCTTCATCGCATTCGCTGCGGCGCTCGTTGTATTTGGAATCCACAAGCCCTCTGCGTTTGTTAGTGTTCCCGATCACCAGCTTGCTGGAGCCGATCACGAAAGGCACTTTCTTAAATTCAAGCGTGTCGCACATCAGCAGAATCGCATGGTCTTTCGCTCCGTTGGCCACTGCGAACTGGTCCATAATGCCGCTGTTGACGCCGACATATTGATTTTCGGCACGCTGGGATAGCTTTGCCATTTCGACCGTATCTATGTCCTTGCCTTCCACCGAAACAAAAGCATAAGCGGTTACGACTTCGATCGAAGCCGAAGAGGAAAGCCCGGCTCCGTTCGGGATTTCACCGATAAAATAAAGATCATAGCCCTTGCTCACCCGGCAGTCCAGCTTAGCCAGCTGCACCAAAACGCCGATCGGATAATCCACCCATTCCCCCGTTTTGGATGCGCCGATTTCCCCGAGAGCAATCTCAGCCGTATAAGGGAAGTTCGCCGATCTAAAAACAAGCTTGTCGTCGCCGCGTTCGCGCAGGAGCAGAGTGGTGCCGAATTCCAGCGCCGCCGGAAGCACGTAGCCGCCGTTATAGTCGATATGTTCGCCGATCAGGTTCACCCGTCCAGGGGCTTGATAAGCCAGAATTTCCTTGTCATTAACGCCAAATTCGGAATTAAACTTCTGCTTCAGCTCTTGCATGTTCATCATGCGTTCACCTGTCCTTAACATCAATTTAGGCTTAACTCTGACTTCATTATAAAGGAGCTGGCCGCTCTATGATAATGTATGAATGCGTTTTAAATATGGATTAATGTGACTTTTGGAGCTATGATAATCGTATGATCTTACATCGAAATCCAGGTCTGGAGAGGAAGGAATTATCATGAACCAGCCGTTAAAACAAACTGTGAAACCCGCCACATATATGTCAGCCGCCAATCCCGATTTCCCCGGTTATGACGTCCTCCGCGTCTTGTTTGCCGGCGAAAGCCAAACCTCCCCTTCCCACCGTCTCGGGCCCAAAATTTACGATTTCTATTTGTTTCATTATATCGAGGAGGGAAGCGGCGTCTTTCGCACGGAAAAAGGGACTTACCGCCTCCGATCCGGCAGCGGCTTTATGATTGAACCGGATCACCTCGTCAGCTATGAATCCGACCCGGAGACCCCCTGGCGCTACCGCTGGCTTGCCTTCAGCGGAGCAGGAGCGAAGGAGCTGGCAAGAGAGGCCGGCTTCTCTCAGGACACGCCGGTCGTTCATGGTTCAAGCTATGGACCGATACCTGAGGCTTTAGGCTCCATTCTGGCTGCATTCCGCGAGCAGCAGGAAGGGGCAGGCCTCGCCGCGCTGGGTTATTTGTATCTGATTATGGCCGAGGCGAAACGTTCCCTGGTGTCCGGAACAGCAAACACAGAGGGCGAGGCTCATATCCAGCGGGTAGTCAAACAAATGATCCACTATATGACGAGCCAATACGCCTATCCGATCTCCATTGAGGAAATGTGCTCAGGTCTAGGCTACAACCGTGCTTATTTATCCCGGGTCTTCAAGAAAGGCACCGGGATGTCTCCCGTCACCTATCTGCTGAAGCTGCGTATCGACAAAGCCCGTTATCTCCTGCGGGACCGCCCGGACTTGTCCATCGAACAGATCGCCGCATCCGTCGGCCTGACGGACCCGCTTTATTTCTCGCGCCAGTTCAAACGATTCTACGGGGAAGCGCCCAGCACCTACCGGCGTTCGGTCACCAGAGGTTGACCAGAAGATGCTGCGTTATCCAGAAGGTTGCCATTCAGAAGGTTGCCATTCAGAAGCGGCTACAAGATGACTGCTTGAGATACAGTTCCCCAAAAAAAAGGCTGGCCCATGGTCATATCCGGCCGGGGCAGCCCTTCTTGTCCTCCTCCAACCGCTTAGGATTCCGGATCGTCCGTCTTCAGAATCCGTTCAATGCGGTTTAATTCTTCCTCCGAGAACTCCAGGTTTTTAAGCGCCGCTGCATTCTCTTCGATTTGACTGGCCCGGCTGGCGCCGATGAGGGCCGATGTCACTCTGCCGCCTCTCAGCACCCAAGCCAGCGCGAACTGGGCCAGACTTTGGCCGCGAGCCGCCGCCATCTGATTCAGCGCCCGTATCTTGCGCAGCACCTCCGGCGTAATAGCCGATTCCTTCAGGAAGCCGCTCGGGCTGGCTGCCCGGGAATCCTCCGGAATACCGTTCAAATATTTGCTGGTCAGCAGACCTTGAGCGAGCGGAGTAAAGGCAATGCTGCCTACGCCGTTTTGCTCCAACACATCCTGCAGCCCGTTCTCGATCCAGCGGTCCAGCAGGGAATACCGGGGCTGATGAATGAGCAGAGGCGTGCCGAGCTCTTTCAGTATTTTTATAGCTTCAGCCGTTTGATCTGCCGGGTAGTTGGATATCCCCACATAGAGGGCTTTTCCAGAACGCACAATCTGATCCAGAGCCATCATCGTTTCTTCAAGCGGTGTCTCGGGGTCAGGACGATGGGAATAAAAAATATCCACGTACTCCAGTCCCATCCGCTTCAGGCTCTGATCCAGGCTGGCGATCAAATATTTGCGCGAACCCCAGTCTCCGTAAGGACCAGGCCACATCAGATATCCCGCTTTGGAAGAGATGACGAGTTCATCACGGAAAGGCTTCAGGTCTTTAGCCAGAACCTGGCCAAACATTTCTTCAGCCGATCCCGGAGGAGGACCATAGTTATTGGCAAGATCAAAATGGGTAATCCCGAGATCAAACGCCTTGCGGATCATTTCACGTCCATTCTCAAACGAGTTGACGCCTCCGAAATTGTGCCACAAACCGAGGGAAATCGCAGGCAGCTTGAGTCCTGAACGACCGACCCGATTATAAATCATCGCTTCGTATCTTTCTTCGTTCGGTGAATATACCATCTCGTCATCCTACCTTTCGATCTTGGATAAACACATTTGCAGGTTCTTTGATTTCACAGCTAATAATAGATGGTTAGGAACTTTTCAGCAAGAAACGGAAGTCCTGTTAAAATAATTGATTACCCTTCCTGCCACACGCGCGAAACAGCTTCGCACACCTGGCCGATCGGCTCGGCAATCAGCAAACCTGCCCGGCCGTCAAATCCGGTTTGGGCCATGTTGATCAACACCGTTCGATTTCCCCGGAAATAATCGACGAATTGCGCGGCCGGATAAACAGTAAGCGAGGTCCCTCCGATAATCAGCATATCGGCGTTCCGTATCGCTTCGATCGACCCCGTAATTGTAGATTCATCAAGGTTCTCCCCGTACAGCACCACGTCGGGTTTGACGATGCCGCCGCAGCTTTTGCAGGCCGGGACCGGGTCCGGAGCGGAAATAACCTCTTCAAGCGTGTGAAAGGTCCCGCAATTCATGCAATAATTTCTGTGAACCGATCCATGCAGCTCCAGCACCTTGCGGCTTCCGGCCAGCTGGTGGAGACCGTCGATGTTCTGGGTCACAACCGCCGTCAGCTTGCCCTGCTCCTCAAGCCGGGCCAGGAAGCGGTGAGCCGCATTCGGCTGAGCTTCCGGATGCAGCATCTTTGACCGGTAAAAATCAAAAAAGACCTCCGGATGGCGATCAAAAAAAGGGCGGCTCAAAATCTCTTCAGGCGAATACGGTGAATGGGTTTCCGTTTGATACAAACCGGCGGCCGAACGAAAATCCGGAATGCCGCTTTCTGTTGAAATCCCTGCTCCGCCAAAAAACACAATTCTGCCGCTTTCGCTGATCCATTCGGCAAAACGCTCTATCAAGCCGCTTCTATCACTCAAAGCTCTTCAACTCCTTAATTGGGATTAGCCGAACCAGCCGCTTGCAAATTTATAACGTCATAACTGCGGATCACAACATCCGCATCCAGCAAATAGCCAGCTTCGCCGCCAGGGCTGAATCCAATCGCGCCAGCTGCCCCGGAGGCTTTGGCCATCTGCATATCCCCGTTGCTGTCCCCGATGACCAGCACTTCCTCAGGGAGAAGCCCAAGCTCCGAGCAGGCCAGGTAGACCATGTCGGGTGCTGGTTTACCTTGAGCAACCCGGTCAGTTCCAATCACGGTACCAAAATAGTTTATCAACTTCATCCACCGCAAATGTTCCAAGGCTTCGGAAGTCTGGTCCGCCGTTACAACGCCAAGCGGGACCCCCAGCCTGCGGCAGCACTCCAGGAACTCCTTTAGCCCCGGCATCGGTTTGGCGTTCCGCTCGTTT includes the following:
- a CDS encoding NAD-dependent protein deacylase, coding for MSDRSGLIERFAEWISESGRIVFFGGAGISTESGIPDFRSAAGLYQTETHSPYSPEEILSRPFFDRHPEVFFDFYRSKMLHPEAQPNAAHRFLARLEEQGKLTAVVTQNIDGLHQLAGSRKVLELHGSVHRNYCMNCGTFHTLEEVISAPDPVPACKSCGGIVKPDVVLYGENLDESTITGSIEAIRNADMLIIGGTSLTVYPAAQFVDYFRGNRTVLINMAQTGFDGRAGLLIAEPIGQVCEAVSRVWQEG
- a CDS encoding flotillin family protein, with translation MNFDFPDYLTIPGIVVIVLIVLGIAFWARYKTVSPDEAMIVTGSFLGRKNISEDDSGRRIKIVRGGGAFIWPIFQQKELLSLLSHKLDVTTPEVYTEQGVPVLADGVAIIKIGGSVEDVATAAEQFLGKPVEALKGEAQEVLEGHLRSILGSMTVEEVYRNRDRFAQEVQGVAARDLKKMGLQIVSFTIKDVRDKHGYLDALGKPRIAAVKRDADIAEAEAIRDSRIQKARAEEEGQKAELLRDTNIAEASKEKELKVASFKRDQDTAKAEADQAYHIQEARAKQTMVEEQMKVELVRKEREIDLQEKEILVRQKQYDAEVKKKADADRYAVEQAAEADKARKMREADALQYSIETQARASAEQKRLEGLAIADAERAKGTADAEIIRLRGLAEAEAKEKLAEAFQKFGEAAILDIVVKMLPELAGKIAAPISGIDKLTVVDTGKGEGAARVSNYVTELMATAPEMLKNVSGIELNSLIQGLTQKIGAPAAASPAAEAAAASDSLPKA
- a CDS encoding protease, whose amino-acid sequence is MEGLYLGCLIGGVLFTLASVLVGDLLGQWLDGMFDFLSVDFMKPVVLAGGVTGFGGAGILLERYSGLGRAAVLVLAICIALILCALVYFAYVAPAERSENSTGYSEKELPGQIGEVSIPIPGEGYGEVMVNGVGGNSLHIAASWERREIAAGVQVVIVDWRDGVVYVSELDEHKGEGFI
- a CDS encoding AraC family transcriptional regulator, whose amino-acid sequence is MNQPLKQTVKPATYMSAANPDFPGYDVLRVLFAGESQTSPSHRLGPKIYDFYLFHYIEEGSGVFRTEKGTYRLRSGSGFMIEPDHLVSYESDPETPWRYRWLAFSGAGAKELAREAGFSQDTPVVHGSSYGPIPEALGSILAAFREQQEGAGLAALGYLYLIMAEAKRSLVSGTANTEGEAHIQRVVKQMIHYMTSQYAYPISIEEMCSGLGYNRAYLSRVFKKGTGMSPVTYLLKLRIDKARYLLRDRPDLSIEQIAASVGLTDPLYFSRQFKRFYGEAPSTYRRSVTRG
- a CDS encoding HAD family hydrolase produces the protein MFTCTINGKAIPFKGILFDKDGTLLDFLSLWGAWALEVTGLLVKRMEDAGAELLADPLKLLGLTLDDEGRVAGYDPTGPVAMATEEQTVGVLTWQLYTAGVPWNDALRQVRELLAEAMQKVRNERNAKPMPGLKEFLECCRRLGVPLGVVTADQTSEALEHLRWMKLINYFGTVIGTDRVAQGKPAPDMVYLACSELGLLPEEVLVIGDSNGDMQMAKASGAAGAIGFSPGGEAGYLLDADVVIRSYDVINLQAAGSANPN
- the galE gene encoding UDP-glucose 4-epimerase GalE: MAILVTGGAGYIGSHTVAELLDKGEEVVVLDNLQTGHREALLGGKLYEGDLRDKELLKKLFAENSIDAVIHFAANSLVGESMQNPVKYYDNNVYGTLCLLEAMQQAGVSRIVFSSTAATYGEPEKVPIEETDRTAPTNVYGETKLTMETMMGWFDRVLGIKYVALRYFNAAGAHASGRIGEDHQPETHLIPLILQTALGQRESIAVFGDDYPTEDGTCIRDYIHVSDLADAHLRAVDYLRGGGESNVFNLGSGNGFSVNQVISKVKEVTGVDFAVEVKPRRTGDPAVLIASSGKARSVLGWNPQRENLDDIIASAWQWHQNHPNGYAGK
- a CDS encoding iron-containing alcohol dehydrogenase → MEAFTFHNPTELIFGKNKTEALKTELPKYGNKVLLVYGGGSIKRTGLYDQVMGYLKEIGAQVTELAGVEPNPRLTTVHKGVELCRQNNIDIILAVGGGSVIDCSKAIAAGSKYDGDVWDILTRKAAVEAALPLAVVLTMAATGSEMNGGSVISNTETEEKLSFGSPFTYPVFSILDPQNTFSLPKDQTVYGMVDMMSHVLEHYFHLEENTPVQDGFCETLLRTVIETAPKLINDLENYELRESIMYVGTLALNGMVSMGFRGDWATHNIEHAVSAVYDIPHGGGLAILFPNWMKYNLHVKPERFKKLAVNVFGIEQAGKTDAQIGEEGINALRAFWTSIGAPSRLADYDIDDSKLDLMAEKTVKFGPFGNFAKLDKEDVLEIYRLSL
- a CDS encoding UDP-glucose--hexose-1-phosphate uridylyltransferase; translation: MQQRTAEAAKLREQALEAIERLVQFALQSELIGHYDADYTRNRLLELFKEDEPYLGEVRKETLEGPQELLNILIDYGYAAGLIPENTDTYRDLLDAEIMGRVMPRPSEVIAAFKATEQEHGIEAATSRFVKLCTDANYIRMDRVSSNVYWEQPTAFGTMEMTINLSKPEKSPAEIAAAKLLPPPVYPKCQLCRENVGYAGRLNHPARQNLRVIPLVLNGEPWFFQYSPYVYYNEHCIVFHQDHVPMKLTKDSFRRLLDFVGQFPHYFIGSNADLPIVGGSILTHDHFQGGKHKFPLEKSPVDAEFQSTQYPGVKLGIVKWPMSVLRLTGADPDVLLEAANDLYELWKGYSDEELGILAHSEVDGAPVPHNTVTPIVRRSADGAYEFDVVLRNNRTSEEHPEGIYHPHREMHHIKKENIGLIEVMGLAILPGRLKQELDSIARILSGDETLRLAVSEGRAPELAPHAQWIGSLLDKHGSALQKEQAEMILKDEVGSKFAKILGHAGVYKRTPEGQAGLRRFVAAAGFTQE
- a CDS encoding galactokinase — its product is MNMQELKQKFNSEFGVNDKEILAYQAPGRVNLIGEHIDYNGGYVLPAALEFGTTLLLRERGDDKLVFRSANFPYTAEIALGEIGASKTGEWVDYPIGVLVQLAKLDCRVSKGYDLYFIGEIPNGAGLSSSASIEVVTAYAFVSVEGKDIDTVEMAKLSQRAENQYVGVNSGIMDQFAVANGAKDHAILLMCDTLEFKKVPFVIGSSKLVIGNTNKRRGLVDSKYNERRSECDEALRQLQPHVPGLEYLAQLTPEQFADLEDKLNSDVLRRRAKHVVEENARVLASVEALQNNKLAEFGQLMNKSHDSLRDLYEVTGTELDTMVEEARKIEGTLGSRMTGAGFGGCTVSLVHEDTVASFVHNVGEAYKQRTGLEAEFYVCEVGDGVHQLKEEA
- the mgrA gene encoding L-glyceraldehyde 3-phosphate reductase, with protein sequence MVYSPNEERYEAMIYNRVGRSGLKLPAISLGLWHNFGGVNSFENGREMIRKAFDLGITHFDLANNYGPPPGSAEEMFGQVLAKDLKPFRDELVISSKAGYLMWPGPYGDWGSRKYLIASLDQSLKRMGLEYVDIFYSHRPDPETPLEETMMALDQIVRSGKALYVGISNYPADQTAEAIKILKELGTPLLIHQPRYSLLDRWIENGLQDVLEQNGVGSIAFTPLAQGLLTSKYLNGIPEDSRAASPSGFLKESAITPEVLRKIRALNQMAAARGQSLAQFALAWVLRGGRVTSALIGASRASQIEENAAALKNLEFSEEELNRIERILKTDDPES